Proteins encoded within one genomic window of Trichoderma asperellum chromosome 2, complete sequence:
- a CDS encoding uncharacterized protein (EggNog:ENOG41), translated as MSEQHNAPQPTLDHIVILVSASDLLELPERLKDSFVVSPGGTHAGGDTFNKLILFEDGVYIELIAFVEGISPEVRAKHRWGGQLENTIVDWAYTLLHESDFGAVQQRVKDANAGLTYNDPVPGGRTRPDGVVLKWALGVAQDANGNGVEPGHLPFWCLDRTPRRNRVPYEEDKAQTQHPSGAHGISRLRLNLPAEQLSQLQKVYAAIHNVENTAAGEKEWRFSTPNGSAQARHTLGVASESGPKIKLAVKGSVGSPSFLELLPNIVVKFEE; from the coding sequence ATGTCTGAGCAGCACAATGCCCCGCAGCCTACATTGGATCATATCGTGATCCTCGTCTCAGCTAGCGACCTGTTGGAGCTTCCTGAGCGCCTCAAAGACTCATTCGTTGTTAGCCCTGGAGGGACTCATGCAGGTGGCGACACATTCAACAAGCTGATACTCTTTGAAGACGGCGTCTACATTGAACTCATCGCATTCGTCGAGGGCATCAGCCCCGAAGTGCGCGCAAAGCATCGATGGGGTGGCCAGCTGGAGAACACCATTGTTGACTGGGCATACACTTTGCTTCACGAAAGTGACTTTGGAGCTGTTCAGCAGAGAGTCAAGGATGCAAACGCCGGGCTGACGTACAACGACCCGGTGCCCGGAGGCAGGACGAGGCCAGACGGAGTTGTTCTGAAGTGGGCTCTTGGCGTTGCTCAAGATGCAAATGGCAACGGAGTAGAACCTGGTCATTTGCCTTTCTGGTGCCTGGACAGAACGCCGCGCCGCAATAGAGTGCCCTATGAGGAGGACAAGGCCCAGACGCAGCATCCCTCGGGAGCGCACGGTATTTCTCGGCTGCGCCTCAACCTGCCTGCAGAGCAGCTATCGCAACTACAGAAGGTGTATGCTGCGATTCACAACGTTGAAAATACAGCAGCAGGCGAAAAGGAGTGGCGGTTCAGCACTCCAAATGGTTCGGCACAGGCGCGGCATACGCTGGGAGTGGCCTCTGAAAGCGGGCCAAAGATCAAGCTGGCTGTCAAGGGGAGCGTTGGAAGCCCGTCAttccttgagctgctgccgaACATTGTGGTGAAGTTTGAGGAATAA
- a CDS encoding uncharacterized protein (EggNog:ENOG41), whose translation MPSEEIEKTHEDVPSTQGDVEMEETDNPVQIVESTNPDESTERAPPAQMTTAEDVDAEADPAEEERKTFANHLKSPIVTLIVGKNEPAVLKAHQAFLVRSPYFEDICNAFTEDGSPRQIELPDEDVDAVGCFLEFLYTDEYFPRKLPGQRSLENDPSVPAVDDSGIQLLKHARIYTLAQKWGVAALQTLSSSKIYCINSTVKGEIEYARYIYAHTAADDTTIRAPVANFWATRSHTLRSEAEDEFKALCLEFPQFGFDILTRVLDDKLRRERNEKLHPSTSSVRKRPRHGSGGV comes from the exons ATGCCGTCCGAAGAGATCGAAAAGACCCACGAGGATGTTCCCAGCACGCAAGGCGACgtcgagatggaagaaaccGACAATCCCGTCCAGATCGTAGAGTCGACAAACCCCGACGAGAGCACCGAGCGCGCTCCACCAGCGCAAATGACCACAGCGGAGGACGTCGACGCAGAGGCAGATCCAGCGGAGGAAGAGCGCAAGACGTTTGCCAACCACCTGAAGAGTCCCATCGTCACCCTAATAGTTGGCAAAAACGAGCCCGCGGTCCTTAAAGCACACCAAGCCTTCCTCGTGCGAAGCCCGTACTTTGAAGACATTTGCAACGCCTTCACCGAAGACGGCAGC CCTCGCCAAATCGAGCTCCCAGACGAAGATGTCGACGCCGTCGGCTGCTTTCTCGAATTCCTATATACAGATGAATATTTCCCCCGCAAGCTTCCCGGCCAGCGAAGTCTCGAAAACGATCCCTCTGTCCCCGCCGTCGACGACTCCGGCATTCAGCTGCTCAAGCACGCGAGGATATATACCCTGGCCCAGAAATGGGGCGTCGCCGCTCTGCAGACGCTCTCTTCATCGAAAATCTACTGTATTAATTCCACGGTTAAAGGCGAGATCGAGTATGCGCGGTATATTTATGCGCACACTGCGGCCGACGATACCACGATTCGTGCACCGGTGGCCAATTTCTGGGCTACAAGATCACATACGCTACGGTCCGAGGCCGAGGACGAATTCAAGGCGCTTTGTCTGGAATTCCCGCAGTTTGGTTTCGATATCTTGA CGCGTGTGTTGGATGACAAGCTCAGGAGAGAGCGCAACGAGAAGTTGCACCCTTCCACTAGCAGCGTTCGCAAACGACCTCGCCACGGCAGCGGTGGTGTGTAA
- a CDS encoding uncharacterized protein (EggNog:ENOG41~TransMembrane:12 (i71-94o114-133i145-168o174-194i201-220o232-255i276-300o312-332i339-360o366-388i400-424o444-464i)): MSATETTLTVEYELSSRRHSQNYNEITKRDQEVERGLSQGELSQLYSRNQSEISDHVAQELKPVDRGRDAWCTLLGAFAFDALFWGFPGCFGVFQRYYSTVPEFKDDAVRIPVVGVLSTGFYYFGSPFSAMLARKFPKYQRHQIYLGWVLSITGLLTASFTNSVSGLIATQGALYGLGFVLISMPIVSMVNEWWVARKGMAFGLISASSGATGAVLPFILDALLRRYGYKVTLRACAVAMTILTAPLLPLFKARLPASDQANLARINWDFLKQPLFWIYGSAVLVQGIGFFFPVVFLPSYASIFDISSIKGALLVSLMSIAQVLGQFAFGYLSDKNLHVGLLMTICCAFAATASFTFWGLAKSLPLLAVFSFIYGFFAFGFGTMRVAMGRAVSDDPSTVFATYAIFVFLMGVGNILVGPLSAALMAPREIVQEHFAGNKYEPMVILTGATSFFAALIVLVWHGYKGLLK, from the exons ATGAGTGCAACTGAAACGACTCTCACAGTGGAATACGAGCTATCGTCACGGCGGCATTCCCAAAATTACAATGAAATAACCAAACGAGACCAGGAGGTTGAAAGAGGGCTCTCACAAGGCGAACTATCGCAGCTATATTCCCGAAATCAGAGTGAAATATCTGATCATGTCGCTCAAGAGTTGAAGCCCGTTGATCGCGGCCGAGATGCCTGGTGTACGCTTCTCGGCGCATTTGCTTTCGATGCATTATTTTGGG GCTTTCCTGGCTGTTTTGGTGTCTTTCAGAGATACTATTCCACTGTGCCCGAGTTCAAGGACGATGCCGTCCGGATTCCCGTCGTTGGAGTCTTATCAACGGGCTTCTATTACTTTGGATCGCCCTTTTCAGCAATGCTAGCGAGGAAGTTTCCCAAATACCAGCGCCACCAGATTTACCTTGGATGGGTTTTGAGCATAACAGGTCTCTTGACTGCCTCCTTCACAAATTCCGTCAGCGGACTCATCGCCACGCAAGGAGCTCTCTACGGCCTTGGATTCGTGCTCATCTCCATGCCCATCGTAAGCATGGTAAACGAATGGTGGGTGGCGCGAAAGGGCATGGCATTCGGTCTTATATCTGCATCGTCGGGCGCGACGGGCGCTGTTCTGCCTTTTATCCTTGATGCTCTTCTCAGACGGTATGGATACAAGGTCACGCTGCGGGCTTGCGCAGTCGCCATGACCATTTTGACTGCTCCGTTGCTGCCGCTTTTCAAGGCTCGATTGCCGGCTTCAGATCAAGCCAATCTGGCGAGAATCAACTGGGACTTCTTGAAGCAGCCCCTCTTTTGGATATACGGCTCTGCGGTTCTTGTTCAGGGaattggcttcttctttcccgtTGTCTTCTTGCCATCTTACGCCTCCATCTTTGACATTTCCTCCATCAAGGGCGCCTTGCTGGTATCTCTAATGTCCATTGCGCAGGTTCTCGGACAGTTTGCATTTGGCTACCTCTCAGACAAAAACCTCCACGTAGGCTTGTTAATGACGATATGCTGTGCATTTGCGGCGACAGCATCCTTCACATTCTGGGGCCTGGCAAAGTCGCTGCCGCTTTTGGCTGTATTCAGCTTCATTTAcggcttctttgcttttggcttcGGAACTATGCGCGTGGCGATGGGTCGCGCGGTCAGCGATGATCCATCGACCGTGTTTGCTACTTATGCGATATTTGTCTTTTTGATGGGCGTGGGAAACATCTTGGTTGGACCACTGAGTGCGGCGTTGATGGCGCCGAGGGAGATTGTTCAGGAGCATTTTGCGGGCAACAAGTATGAGCCCATGGTCATTTTAACGGGTGCAACGTCGTTCTTTGCTGCTCTTATTGTTTTGGTGTGGCATGGCTACAAAGGGCTGCTGAAGTGA
- a CDS encoding uncharacterized protein (EggNog:ENOG41~TransMembrane:1 (n5-13c18/19o1039-1057i)~SECRETED:SignalP(1-19)), with protein MRQNVGAVGLVALARVVAGWSCDTTSPCQASVDAVEACATACIQSAAVTQAACATGDYQCQCDKTDVIQGAAVNCVLGACGSSALAVLNEVSSLCACVTAHPTTPCSTSTTFVTTTQPPSSATPCTTDVPPTTAPPTTTPPTTAPPPTTTSGCDASSPCQASADAVSACAKPCIESAAVTQASCALSDYECQCSKNSVIQAAAINCVLGNCGGGAFGVLPQVSSLCACVTAHPTTPCTGGSTTSAPPTTSAPPTTSAPPTTSAPPTTSEPPTTCEPPTTSEPPTSEPPTTTEPPTTTTGPITSAPPTTTGGCDSTSPCQASADAVSACAKPCIESAAVTQASCALSDYECQCSKNSVIQAAAINCVLGNCGGGALGVLPQVSSLCDCVTAHPTTPCTGGSTTSAPPTTSEPPTSEPPTTTEPPTTTTGPITSAPPTTTGGCDSTSPCQASADAVSACAKPCIESAAVTQASCALSDYECQCSKNSVIQAAAINCVLGNCGGGALGVLPQVSSLCDCVTAHPTTPCTGGSTTSAPPTTSKPPTTTGGSSSSSSSSSSSSSSSSSSSIKSSSAPPGGSGTTSAPPTTTGPLCTGTTADCGAVATTAVPSCAQACFTSAAPKIPCDVHDYACQCQPAAQSSLTQLLVPCVATACPAASLQAVIAGASSVCACATAPPSPGTCATSGPGGSGSQTTGPSGSQPTGPGGSQPTGGSTVVPPPTTTGPGKPGSTSNCQPVTVPPNCGPVASSAVPSCAQKCFTSAAPNVGCDVQDYACQCKPAAQSSLTQLLVPCVATACPAASLQAVITGASSVCACANGPPTLAPGTCATGSPSGPGGGGSGGSGSPTGTGGNGSPTGGSGGSGGASPTCNSASPDCGAVATSAVPSCAQACFTSAAPVISCGVNDYACQCQPAAQAKLSQILVPCVATACPAASLEAVITGASSVCACATGSTGSSCGSGGSGGSGGSGGGSGGSGGSGGSGGSGGSGGSGGSGGSGGSGGSGGSGGGSGGSGGNGGGNGGGNGGGSQPTGPAVPPSSGARLEISIVAGVFAIGWAIAVAL; from the exons ATGAGACAAAACGTCGGTGCCGTGGGCCTCGTAGCCCTCGCTCGAGTCGTCGCCGGCTGGAGCTGCGATACCACCTCGCCTTGCCAGGCCAGCGTTGATGCTGTCGAGGCTTGTGCTACAGCATGCATTCAGTCTGCTGCTGTCACCCAAGCAGCTTGTGCTACAGGAGACTATCAATGCCAGTGTGACAAGACAGATGTCATCCAGGGTGCGGCCGTCAATTGCGTTTTGGGTGCCTGTGGTTCATCAGC GCTGGCTGTTCTGAACGAAGTTTCTTCATTGTGTGCTTGTGTTACTGCTCATCCTACCACACCTTGCTCTACAAGCACAACATTCGTCACCACAACTCAGCCGCCGTCTTCTGCTACTCCCTGCACGACAGACGTGCCACCCACAACTGCTCCACCAACTACAACACCGCCGACTACAGCACCACCCCCAACCACGACTTCTGGTTGTGATGCGTCTTCGCCCTGCCAGGCTAGTGCCGACGCTGTATCTGCTTGTGCAAAGCCATGCATTGAGTCTGCTGCCGTGACTCAAGCTAGCTGCGCTCTCTCCGACTACGAGTGCCAATGCAGCAAGAACAGCGTTATTCAGGCTGCAGCTATCAACTGCGTCTTGGGTAACTGTGGAGGAGGCGCATTTGGCGTTCTCCCTCAGGTTAGCTCTCTATGTGCCTGCGTTACAGCCCATCCAACAACTCCTTGCACAGGGGGTTCTACTACCAGCGCGCCTCCTACTACCAGCGCGCCTCCTACTACCAGCGCGCCTCCTACTACCAGCGCGCCTCCTACCACCAGCGAGCCTCCTACCACTTGCGAGCCTCCTACCACCAGTGAGCCCCCTACCTCTGAGCCTCCTACTACTACAGAGCCACCCACAACGACGACTGGTCCAATCACCTCAGCGCCCCCAACCACAACTGGTGGCTGCGACTCAACTTCTCCATGCCAAGCCAGCGCCGATGCTGTATCTGCTTGTGCAAAACCGTGTATTGAGTCTGCTGCCGTAACTCAGGCTAGCTGCGCTCTCTCCGACTACGAGTGCCAATGCAGCAAGAACAGCGTTATTCAGGCTGCAGCTATCAACTGCGTCTTGGGTAACTGTGGAGGAGGCGCACTTGGCGTTCTCCCTCAGGTTAGCTCTCTCTGCGATTGTGTCACTGCGCACCCAACAACTCCTTGCACAGGGGGTTCTACTACCAGCGCGCCTCCTACTACCAGTGAGCCCCCTACCTCTGAGCCTCCTACTACTACAGAGCCACCCACAACGACGACTGGTCCAATTACCTCAGCGCCCCCAACTACAACTGGTGGCTGCGACTCAACTTCTCCATGCCAAGCCAGCGCCGATGCTGTGTCTGCTTGTGCGAAACCGTGTATTGAGTCTGCTGCCGTGACTCAAGCTAGCTGCGCTCTCTCCGACTACGAGTGCCAATGCAGCAAGAACAGCGTTATTCAGGCTGCAGCTATCAACTGCGTCTTGGGTAACTGTGGAGGAGGCGCACTTGGCGTTCTCCCCCAGGTCAGCTCTCTCTGCGATTGTGTCACTGCGCACCCAACAACTCCTTGCACAGGGGGTTCTACTACTAGTGCCCCTCCTACCACCAGCAAGCCTCCCACCACCACTGGAGGTtccagctcatccagctcatccagctcatccagctCGTCCAGCTCGTCCAGCTCGTCCATCAAGTCCTCTTCAGCTCCTCCGGGAGGTAGCGGAACTACCTCCGCTCCCCCTACAACCACAGGCCCGCTATGCACAGGAACTACTGCAGACTGTGGTGCCGTTGCCACCACAGCTGTTCCTTCTTGCGCCCAAGCTTGCTTTACGAGCGCAGCTCCAAAGATCCCATGTGACGTTCATGACTATGCTTGCCAGTGCCAGCCTGCAGCTCAGAGCTCTTTGACTCAGCTTCTGGTTCCTTGTGTTGCTACCGCTTGTCCCGCAGCTTCACTACAAGCTGTCATTGCTGGAGCTTCATCAG TATGCGCTTGTGCGACAGCACCTCCTAGCCCAGGTACCTGTGCAACCTCAGGCCCTGGCGGAAGCGGTTCACAAACTACAGGACCCAGCGGATCACAACCAACAGGACCCGGCGGATCACAGCCCACAGGCGGATCTACTGTCGTACCGCCACCTACGACTACGGGACCTGGTAAACCAGGCTCTACATCTAACTGCCAGCCAGTGACTGTCCCGCCCAACTGCGGCCCCGTGGCCAGCTCAGCAGTCCCTTCGTGTGCTCAAAAGTGCTTCACATCCGCCGCCCCTAATGTTGGATGTGATGTTCAAGATTACGCCTGCCAGTGCAAGCCTGCCGCTCAGTCTAGCTTGACCCAGCTCCTCGTTCCATGCGTGGCTACAGCTTGCCCTGCAGCTTCGCTCCAAGCCGTCATTACTGGAGCTAGTTCCGTGTGTGCTTGCGCCAATGGTCCACCCACTCTTGCTCCTGGAACATGTGCGACAGGTAGTCCTTCTGGCCCAGGTGGTGGCGGTTCTGGAGGTTCTGGAAGTCCCACAGGCACCGGCGGCAATGGATCTCCAACTGGAGGAAGTGGAGGAAGTGGTGGTGCCAGCCCTACCTGCAACTCAGCATCTCCTGACTGCGGTGCCGTTGCTACCTCAGCTGTTCCCTCGTGTGCTCAAGCTTGCTTTACCAGCGCTGCTCCGGTCATTTCTTGCGGTGTTAACGACTACGCCTGCCAGTGCCAACCTGCAGCTCAAGCCAAGCTGAGCCAGATCCTCGTTCCATGTGTCGCGACGGCGtgcccagcagcatctctAGAAGCGGTTATTACCGGAGCTTCTTCAGTCTGTGCTTGTGCCACAGGTTCAACCGGCTCCAGCTGCGGAAGTGGTGGCAgcggtggcagcggcggctccGGTGGCGGCTCAGGAGGTTCTGGAGGTTCTGGAGGTTCTGGAGGTTCTGGAGGTTCTGGAGGATCAGGAGGATCAGGAGGATCAGGAGGCTCAGGAGGTAGCGGcggctctggcggcggctctgGTGGAAGTGGTGGCAACGGTGGTGGCAACGGCGGCGGTAACGGCGGTGGAAGCCAGCCTACTGGTCCAGCCGTGCCCCCAAGCTCAGGTGCTCGATTGGAGATCAGCATCGTAGCTGGTGTTTTCGCGATTGGCTGGGCGATTGCCGTTGCGCTGTAA
- a CDS encoding uncharacterized protein (TransMembrane:11 (o62-84i96-119o125-145i152-171o183-206i227-251o263-283i290-311o317-339i351-375o395-415i)~EggNog:ENOG41), whose translation MPGVRFSAHLLSMHYFGVNCIDHEIFVNGHLIMRQIGFPGCFGVFQRYYSTVPEFKDDAVRIPVVGVLSTGFYYFGSPFSAMLARKFPKYQRHQIYLGWVLSITGLLTASFTNSVSGLIATQGALYGLGFVLISMPIVSMVNEWWVARKGMAFGLISASSGATGAVLPFILDALLRRYGYKVTLRACAVAMTILTAPLLPLFKARLPASDQANLARINWDFLKQPLFWIYGSAVLVQGIGFFFPVVFLPSYASIFDISSIKGALLVSLMSIAQVLGQFAFGYLSDKNLHVGLLMTICCAFAATASFTFWGLAKSLPLLAVFSFIYGFFAFGFGTMRVAMGRAVSDDPSTVFATYAIFVFLMGVGNILVGPLSAALMAPREIVQEHFAGNKYEPMVILTGATSFFAALIVLVWHGYKGLLK comes from the coding sequence ATGCCTGGTGTACGCTTCTCGGCGCATTTGCTTTCGATGCATTATTTTGGGGTAAATTGCATCGACCATGAGATTTTCGTAAACGGCCATCTGATCATGAGACAAATAGGCTTTCCTGGCTGTTTTGGTGTCTTTCAGAGATACTATTCCACTGTGCCCGAGTTCAAGGACGATGCCGTCCGGATTCCCGTCGTTGGAGTCTTATCAACGGGCTTCTATTACTTTGGATCGCCCTTTTCAGCAATGCTAGCGAGGAAGTTTCCCAAATACCAGCGCCACCAGATTTACCTTGGATGGGTTTTGAGCATAACAGGTCTCTTGACTGCCTCCTTCACAAATTCCGTCAGCGGACTCATCGCCACGCAAGGAGCTCTCTACGGCCTTGGATTCGTGCTCATCTCCATGCCCATCGTAAGCATGGTAAACGAATGGTGGGTGGCGCGAAAGGGCATGGCATTCGGTCTTATATCTGCATCGTCGGGCGCGACGGGCGCTGTTCTGCCTTTTATCCTTGATGCTCTTCTCAGACGGTATGGATACAAGGTCACGCTGCGGGCTTGCGCAGTCGCCATGACCATTTTGACTGCTCCGTTGCTGCCGCTTTTCAAGGCTCGATTGCCGGCTTCAGATCAAGCCAATCTGGCGAGAATCAACTGGGACTTCTTGAAGCAGCCCCTCTTTTGGATATACGGCTCTGCGGTTCTTGTTCAGGGaattggcttcttctttcccgtTGTCTTCTTGCCATCTTACGCCTCCATCTTTGACATTTCCTCCATCAAGGGCGCCTTGCTGGTATCTCTAATGTCCATTGCGCAGGTTCTCGGACAGTTTGCATTTGGCTACCTCTCAGACAAAAACCTCCACGTAGGCTTGTTAATGACGATATGCTGTGCATTTGCGGCGACAGCATCCTTCACATTCTGGGGCCTGGCAAAGTCGCTGCCGCTTTTGGCTGTATTCAGCTTCATTTAcggcttctttgcttttggcttcGGAACTATGCGCGTGGCGATGGGTCGCGCGGTCAGCGATGATCCATCGACCGTGTTTGCTACTTATGCGATATTTGTCTTTTTGATGGGCGTGGGAAACATCTTGGTTGGACCACTGAGTGCGGCGTTGATGGCGCCGAGGGAGATTGTTCAGGAGCATTTTGCGGGCAACAAGTATGAGCCCATGGTCATTTTAACGGGTGCAACGTCGTTCTTTGCTGCTCTTATTGTTTTGGTGTGGCATGGCTACAAAGGGCTGCTGAAGTGA